From Roseibium alexandrii DFL-11, the proteins below share one genomic window:
- a CDS encoding SOUL family heme-binding protein, with amino-acid sequence MLKYFAITFGALLLLGGIGTLLWSNMSRFLEQPQFTLVASHGPIEIRQYKSAAAAEVTVMGDRDEAARDAFRILFGYISGNNGATDKISMTAPVIQSPTDAESWTVAFYLPSDFSPETAPQPEDTRVSIVPISDATVAAIRFSGRWSPQNLKEHQARLEAFLQEEGLTALGPPTFAFFNDPLTPPPFRRNEVQIRISG; translated from the coding sequence ATGCTGAAGTATTTTGCAATCACGTTTGGCGCGCTCCTTCTACTCGGTGGTATCGGAACACTGCTCTGGTCCAACATGTCAAGGTTTCTGGAGCAGCCGCAATTCACACTGGTTGCGTCCCACGGCCCGATCGAAATCCGGCAATACAAATCAGCGGCCGCTGCAGAGGTCACAGTCATGGGTGACCGGGATGAAGCGGCCCGTGACGCGTTCCGGATCCTGTTCGGCTATATTTCAGGAAACAATGGAGCGACCGACAAGATTTCCATGACAGCACCCGTCATCCAAAGCCCTACGGATGCGGAGAGCTGGACTGTCGCGTTCTATCTGCCATCCGATTTTTCACCAGAAACTGCGCCGCAGCCGGAGGACACCAGGGTTTCCATAGTCCCGATTTCGGATGCGACCGTTGCGGCAATCCGGTTTTCCGGGAGATGGTCTCCGCAAAATCTGAAAGAGCATCAGGCAAGACTTGAAGCGTTCTTGCAAGAGGAAGGGCTCACGGCCTTGGGGCCGCCGACCTTTGCGTTTTTCAATGACCCGTTGACCCCGCCGCCCTTCCGGCGCAACGAGGTGCAGATCCGGATCTCCGGATAG
- a CDS encoding class I SAM-dependent methyltransferase — MSNNASTAEGWDEEYVAGRWAFLRSLPESGRYGIIGMWLNLTNSIEEVLDIGCGEGLLYERLQPMGVKRYVGMDLSPASLKIANVDPEIASLRAGDMHTFEPEANERFSAIVFNEVLHFAEDPAAVVERYLPFLKDDGVIALSMYSPNKPKSGANKLIEKLWDATDDANKWDVLDDYRLTSDKKGSVTWRMRLVKPVV, encoded by the coding sequence ATGTCGAACAATGCGAGCACCGCCGAAGGCTGGGATGAAGAATACGTCGCCGGGCGCTGGGCCTTTTTGCGATCACTTCCCGAAAGCGGCCGGTACGGCATTATCGGCATGTGGCTCAACCTGACCAACTCGATTGAAGAGGTGCTGGACATCGGCTGCGGTGAGGGGCTGCTCTATGAACGGCTCCAGCCGATGGGCGTCAAGCGTTACGTCGGCATGGATCTGTCTCCGGCGTCTCTCAAGATTGCCAATGTCGATCCGGAAATCGCGTCCTTGCGCGCTGGCGACATGCACACCTTTGAACCGGAGGCAAATGAACGGTTCTCAGCCATCGTCTTCAATGAGGTTCTTCATTTTGCTGAAGATCCGGCGGCTGTTGTTGAGCGTTACCTGCCGTTTCTCAAGGACGACGGCGTGATCGCGCTTTCGATGTACTCGCCGAACAAACCGAAATCCGGTGCCAACAAGCTTATTGAGAAGCTGTGGGATGCTACGGATGATGCGAACAAGTGGGATGTGCTGGACGATTACCGGCTGACATCCGACAAAAAGGGCAGCGTGACCTGGCGTATGCGGCTGGTTAAACCGGTCGTCTGA
- a CDS encoding ABC transporter permease, translating into MSDDLKNKTPVREVEHYVDPEPFNPAVVEELSPEQEQFYQASQWQIMWWKFKRHKLAVWSGVVLLIFYLCVPFAEIIAPYAPDTRDSYHLYAPPQPVHLFHDGSFVGPFVYGLKSEINMETLQWEYAPDLDKVQPLRFFCSGDDYEFWGLFPATVHLFCPAEGGTAFLLGTDRLGRDQFSGLVYGARLSLTIGLVGVTISIVLGLFFGGIAGYFGGIADTLIQRLIEIMRSLPELPLWMALSAALPVTWSPVWVYFGLTIILGLLDWPGLARAVRSKLLSLREEEYAKAAVMMGAKPKRVITRHLLPGFTSHIIASASLSIPAMILGETALSFLNLGLRRPAISWGVLLNEAQNISVVTVYPWLMAPVIPIIIVVLAFNFLGDGLRDAADPYK; encoded by the coding sequence ATGAGCGACGACCTGAAGAACAAGACACCGGTGCGGGAAGTCGAGCATTATGTGGATCCCGAACCGTTCAATCCGGCTGTCGTCGAAGAACTCAGCCCCGAGCAGGAGCAGTTCTACCAGGCCTCCCAGTGGCAAATCATGTGGTGGAAGTTCAAGCGCCACAAACTGGCTGTTTGGTCCGGCGTTGTCCTTTTGATTTTCTACCTTTGTGTGCCCTTTGCAGAGATAATAGCGCCTTATGCGCCGGATACGCGGGACAGCTATCACCTCTATGCCCCGCCGCAGCCGGTGCATCTTTTCCATGACGGTTCGTTTGTTGGCCCCTTCGTTTACGGTTTGAAATCTGAAATCAACATGGAAACGCTCCAGTGGGAGTACGCTCCAGATCTGGATAAGGTGCAGCCACTCCGGTTCTTCTGTTCCGGCGATGATTACGAGTTCTGGGGTTTGTTCCCGGCCACGGTCCATCTGTTTTGTCCTGCAGAGGGCGGTACCGCATTTCTTCTTGGGACCGATCGATTGGGCCGGGACCAGTTCTCAGGGTTGGTTTACGGTGCCCGGCTGTCGCTGACGATTGGTTTGGTTGGCGTTACGATCTCCATTGTGTTGGGGCTGTTTTTTGGCGGCATTGCCGGCTACTTCGGCGGCATCGCGGACACGCTCATTCAGCGGTTGATCGAGATCATGCGTTCTCTGCCGGAATTGCCACTCTGGATGGCGTTGTCCGCTGCCTTGCCCGTGACCTGGAGCCCCGTCTGGGTCTATTTTGGCCTGACGATTATCCTCGGACTGCTCGATTGGCCGGGGCTAGCACGTGCCGTCCGGTCAAAGCTCCTGTCTCTCCGCGAAGAAGAGTACGCCAAGGCGGCGGTCATGATGGGGGCGAAGCCAAAGCGGGTCATCACTCGTCACCTTCTGCCTGGCTTCACCAGTCACATCATAGCCTCGGCCAGCCTGTCGATCCCGGCAATGATCCTTGGCGAGACGGCTCTGTCGTTCCTCAACCTCGGACTTCGAAGACCGGCCATCTCCTGGGGCGTCCTTCTGAACGAGGCGCAAAACATTTCCGTCGTCACGGTCTATCCCTGGCTGATGGCACCGGTGATCCCGATCATCATTGTGGTTTTGGCCTTCAATTTCCTCGGTGATGGTTTGCGCGATGCGGCTGATCCCTATAAGTGA
- a CDS encoding ABC transporter permease, protein MLYYIVRRILMMIPTLFVISFLVFFIIELPTGDYISNQIAALKTSGEQSSIAKLEFLRKEFSLDRPFFERYLIWVGLWPGPHGLDGLLQGNWGWSFEFDKPVAEVVGPTLPLTIVLNFATILFVYVMSFPIGIYSATRQYSWGDYGFTFIGYVGLATPNFLLALILLYFFNQWFGLAVGGLMAPEYIDQPWSFDKAMSVLAHLIVPTIVIGTSGTAGMIRRLRANLLDELHKQYVTTGRAKGLKEGQLLIKYPLRMAINPFIADIGNLIPSLVSGSVIVSVVMSLPTVGPVLLSALQSQDQFLAGFVLLFVAVLTLIGMLISDLLLAVLDPRIRLGGRAS, encoded by the coding sequence GTGCTGTATTACATTGTGCGCCGGATCTTGATGATGATTCCGACCTTGTTCGTGATCAGTTTTCTGGTGTTCTTCATCATCGAGTTGCCGACAGGCGATTACATTTCAAACCAGATCGCCGCGCTGAAAACGTCCGGCGAGCAATCGTCTATTGCGAAGCTGGAGTTCCTCCGCAAGGAGTTTTCCCTCGATCGTCCGTTTTTCGAGCGGTACCTGATCTGGGTGGGTCTTTGGCCGGGGCCGCATGGGCTGGATGGGTTGCTGCAGGGCAACTGGGGCTGGTCGTTTGAATTTGACAAGCCGGTGGCGGAAGTCGTTGGACCAACTTTGCCGCTGACAATTGTGCTCAATTTCGCGACCATTCTGTTCGTCTACGTGATGTCCTTTCCAATCGGCATTTACTCAGCGACGCGCCAATACTCTTGGGGCGATTATGGTTTCACCTTCATCGGATATGTGGGCCTTGCCACACCAAACTTTCTGCTCGCATTGATCCTCCTGTATTTCTTCAATCAGTGGTTCGGCCTGGCTGTCGGCGGGTTGATGGCCCCGGAGTACATCGACCAGCCCTGGAGTTTCGACAAGGCGATGTCAGTCCTCGCACACCTTATTGTCCCGACCATCGTGATCGGGACGTCGGGGACGGCAGGTATGATCAGACGCCTCAGGGCCAACCTGCTCGATGAATTGCACAAGCAGTATGTAACAACAGGCCGGGCAAAGGGCCTGAAAGAAGGCCAGCTTCTGATCAAATATCCGTTGCGGATGGCCATCAATCCGTTCATCGCAGACATCGGCAATCTTATTCCCTCTCTCGTCTCGGGCTCGGTGATCGTATCGGTCGTCATGAGCTTGCCGACTGTCGGCCCGGTTCTCTTGTCCGCGCTGCAATCGCAGGATCAGTTCCTTGCCGGTTTTGTGCTTCTCTTTGTGGCTGTTCTGACCCTGATCGGGATGTTGATTTCTGATCTGCTGCTGGCCGTGCTTGACCCAAGAATTCGTCTCGGCGGGAGGGCTTCGTGA
- a CDS encoding ABC transporter substrate-binding protein: MKLKRILGGGAFLAAFALAGPSSALDLKETPGLDTKLPPVAERVPSEPLIVDLEAKGRTVGEHGGKLNTLIGRSKDVRLINVWGYARLMGYNEDLELVPDLLESVDVEEGRIFTLHTREGHKWSDGHPFGAEDIRYYFEDVVSNPELTPSGLPPFLLADGKGPKFEVLDETTVRFTWDAPNPLFLTELAKARPPFIYRPAHYLKQFHEKYGDPETIAAEAEKVKARSWAPLHNKKDDMYSARNVDLPSLQPWIRRDDKSDLRFILVRNPFYHRVDSAGQQLPYIDEIIMTVADGKLIPAKTQAGETNLQARNLNFSDITVLKKGEKLNDYITALWSNAKGSEMSILPNLTVKDPVWRKLMRDTRFRHALSLGIDRTLLNRVLFFGLGTPGNDTVLSRSPLHQPEFTTKWAEYDVDKANALLDEIGLTERDDDGIRLMSDGRPLEIIVETSGEDETQLDALELIAENWAEIGVKLFSKPSQRDNLRERAITGDLVMSVWWGMENGIPTADMSPNDLAPVQSESLTWHAWGDHYETKGTGGEPLDWAPAQRLMELYQAWLVSETTEEREKIWQEMLQIHADETIRIGLVSGVRQPVVIKDVKNVPLEGIYGWDPGAHYGIHRMDEFYMDD, from the coding sequence ATGAAACTGAAACGCATTCTTGGTGGGGGGGCCTTTCTTGCCGCTTTTGCGCTGGCCGGGCCATCGTCCGCATTGGATCTTAAGGAAACTCCGGGCCTTGATACCAAACTTCCGCCTGTGGCGGAACGGGTTCCGTCCGAGCCGTTGATCGTGGACCTTGAAGCCAAGGGGCGCACCGTTGGCGAACACGGCGGCAAGCTGAACACACTGATCGGCCGATCCAAAGATGTGCGCCTCATCAACGTGTGGGGGTATGCGCGCCTGATGGGGTACAACGAAGACTTGGAACTGGTACCGGACCTTCTCGAAAGCGTTGATGTGGAAGAGGGTCGTATCTTCACGCTGCACACCCGAGAGGGTCATAAATGGTCCGATGGCCATCCTTTTGGTGCGGAAGACATCCGGTATTATTTTGAAGACGTTGTCAGTAATCCGGAGCTGACACCGTCGGGCCTGCCGCCGTTCTTGCTGGCTGATGGCAAGGGACCGAAGTTCGAAGTGCTTGACGAGACGACCGTCCGGTTTACCTGGGATGCGCCGAACCCGCTCTTCCTGACAGAGCTCGCCAAGGCCCGCCCGCCGTTTATCTACCGGCCTGCGCATTATCTGAAACAATTCCATGAAAAGTACGGCGATCCGGAGACCATCGCGGCGGAAGCTGAGAAGGTAAAGGCCCGCAGTTGGGCACCGCTGCACAACAAGAAGGATGACATGTACAGCGCGCGCAATGTCGACCTTCCCAGCCTTCAGCCCTGGATCCGCAGGGACGACAAAAGCGATCTTCGTTTCATTCTCGTTCGGAACCCGTTCTATCACCGCGTCGATTCCGCGGGTCAGCAGCTTCCCTATATCGACGAAATCATCATGACGGTTGCTGACGGAAAGCTCATTCCGGCCAAGACACAGGCCGGGGAGACCAATCTTCAGGCACGGAACCTCAACTTCTCAGACATCACGGTGCTGAAAAAGGGCGAGAAGCTGAACGACTACATCACGGCTCTTTGGTCCAACGCCAAAGGCTCGGAGATGTCGATCCTGCCGAATCTCACGGTCAAGGACCCTGTTTGGCGGAAATTGATGCGCGATACCCGGTTCCGCCATGCCTTGTCGCTCGGTATTGACCGTACGCTTTTGAACCGGGTGCTGTTTTTTGGTCTTGGAACACCAGGCAATGACACCGTGTTGAGCAGGAGCCCGCTGCATCAGCCGGAGTTCACCACCAAGTGGGCCGAATACGATGTCGATAAAGCCAACGCACTGCTCGATGAAATCGGTCTGACCGAGCGCGATGATGACGGCATCCGGCTGATGAGCGATGGCCGTCCACTTGAGATTATTGTGGAGACATCCGGCGAAGATGAAACCCAGTTGGATGCGTTGGAGCTCATTGCAGAAAACTGGGCTGAAATCGGCGTCAAATTGTTTTCCAAGCCGAGCCAGCGTGACAACCTGCGGGAGCGGGCCATCACCGGCGATCTGGTCATGTCGGTCTGGTGGGGCATGGAAAATGGCATCCCGACCGCGGACATGAGCCCGAATGATCTGGCACCTGTTCAGTCGGAGAGCCTGACCTGGCATGCTTGGGGCGATCACTACGAAACCAAGGGCACAGGCGGGGAGCCGTTGGATTGGGCGCCTGCACAACGGTTGATGGAGCTTTATCAGGCCTGGCTAGTGTCCGAAACGACAGAAGAACGCGAAAAAATCTGGCAGGAAATGCTGCAGATCCATGCGGATGAAACCATCCGGATCGGCCTCGTATCTGGCGTGCGCCAACCTGTCGTGATCAAGGACGTAAAGAACGTTCCGCTCGAAGGCATCTACGGGTGGGATCCGGGCGCACACTACGGCATTCATCGCATGGATGAATTCTACATGGACGACTAA
- a CDS encoding ABC transporter ATP-binding protein, with amino-acid sequence MNVLSIEGLTVEFNTAEGRTKAVNDVSFVVPENKTVALVGESGSGKTVISQTIMGLLPPSASVASGKVILSDPTGAEPPVDIAALDRKGAQMRHLRGNRVAIIFQEPMTSLSPLHTIGDQIGEAAKLHRNVTAPEARELTQEMLRLVQFPDPARALDTYPFELSGGLRQRAMISMAMICNPALLIADEPTTALDVTIQAEILKLIKDVQSELRMSVLMITHDFGVVANMADEIAVIYHGRIMEKGTAEQLFGNPQHDYLKALLNAVPGFHMDKSERLVPIRPIEVKSDDLTKNRPKCDVLPGETLMEMRNVTKEFTLRKGSFFGGKPKTLKALDCINMTIKRGECLGLVGESGSGKTTAAKAILRALHLEHGEVVYNRGNGLENIATLKGEDLMDYRRRVQLIFQDPFSSLNPRMTINDILTEPFEVHGIGTAEERAERVRGLISLVGLDPRFLRRYPHSFSGGQRQRIGIARALALNPEFILCDEPTSALDVSVQAQILNLLQDLKRDLNLTYLFVSHNLAVVDYIADRIAVMCRGRLVELGETREVVSNPLHPYTKALLSAVPEPDLDTPLDFSALDANRASEPHLWPEPFRVTNDDVPSLFEMEPEHFVCAPGLKNAGALEGTAA; translated from the coding sequence GTGAATGTTCTCTCCATCGAGGGATTGACGGTAGAGTTTAATACGGCCGAGGGACGGACCAAGGCGGTCAACGATGTTTCCTTCGTGGTCCCGGAGAACAAGACCGTTGCACTTGTTGGAGAATCGGGCTCCGGCAAGACGGTCATCTCCCAAACCATCATGGGTTTGCTGCCGCCGTCCGCTTCGGTGGCATCCGGAAAAGTGATCCTGTCCGATCCGACAGGCGCAGAACCGCCGGTCGACATTGCTGCGCTGGACCGCAAGGGTGCTCAGATGCGCCATCTGCGTGGCAACCGGGTGGCGATTATTTTTCAGGAACCTATGACCTCTTTGTCGCCGCTGCATACGATTGGCGATCAGATCGGCGAGGCGGCTAAACTCCACCGCAATGTCACCGCGCCCGAAGCGCGCGAATTGACCCAGGAAATGTTGCGTCTGGTTCAGTTTCCGGATCCTGCGAGAGCGCTGGACACATATCCGTTCGAGTTGTCCGGCGGTTTGCGCCAGCGTGCCATGATCTCCATGGCGATGATCTGCAATCCGGCGCTGTTGATTGCCGATGAGCCAACCACCGCATTGGATGTGACGATCCAGGCTGAAATTCTCAAACTTATCAAGGATGTGCAGTCCGAACTTCGGATGTCGGTTTTGATGATCACCCACGATTTCGGGGTGGTTGCCAACATGGCCGACGAGATCGCCGTAATCTATCATGGCCGGATCATGGAAAAAGGCACGGCTGAGCAGCTTTTCGGAAACCCACAGCACGATTACCTGAAGGCGCTTCTCAATGCGGTTCCCGGGTTTCACATGGACAAGTCGGAGCGGCTGGTTCCCATCCGGCCGATCGAGGTGAAATCCGACGATCTGACAAAAAACCGGCCGAAATGCGATGTCCTACCGGGCGAAACTCTTATGGAAATGCGGAACGTGACAAAGGAATTCACGCTTCGCAAGGGATCATTCTTCGGCGGAAAACCAAAGACACTCAAAGCGCTTGATTGTATCAATATGACCATCAAGCGTGGCGAATGTCTTGGTCTTGTCGGAGAATCTGGATCAGGCAAAACCACGGCCGCCAAGGCGATCCTGCGTGCACTTCATTTAGAGCATGGCGAGGTTGTCTATAACCGGGGTAACGGGCTCGAAAACATAGCCACTCTCAAAGGTGAAGACCTGATGGACTACCGGCGGCGGGTCCAGCTGATATTCCAGGATCCGTTCTCGTCCCTCAATCCACGCATGACCATCAACGACATTTTGACGGAGCCGTTTGAAGTTCACGGAATTGGCACAGCGGAAGAGCGCGCAGAACGTGTGCGCGGCCTTATAAGCCTCGTGGGACTCGATCCACGGTTTCTGCGGCGCTATCCGCATTCGTTTTCTGGTGGTCAGCGGCAGCGGATTGGCATCGCCCGGGCGCTGGCGCTCAATCCGGAGTTCATCCTGTGCGATGAACCGACATCGGCTCTGGATGTGTCAGTGCAGGCGCAGATCCTGAACCTGCTTCAGGATCTGAAGCGCGATCTCAATCTGACATACTTGTTTGTCAGCCATAACCTTGCAGTCGTCGACTATATTGCCGACCGTATCGCCGTAATGTGCCGTGGACGGTTGGTGGAGCTCGGAGAAACCCGCGAGGTCGTTTCCAATCCGCTTCACCCATACACAAAGGCCTTGTTGTCTGCGGTCCCGGAACCGGATCTCGACACACCGCTAGATTTTTCGGCGCTGGATGCCAACCGCGCATCCGAACCGCATCTGTGGCCGGAGCCGTTCCGTGTCACCAATGACGATGTTCCGTCGCTTTTCGAGATGGAACCAGAACATTTTGTTTGTGCACCCGGTCTTAAGAATGCCGGAGCACTTGAGGGGACTGCAGCATGA
- a CDS encoding adenylate/guanylate cyclase domain-containing protein — translation MALNFRKPRRVRLQLTTIVGLGFGGFVALAIGLVLALSVTANFQNTFSLLNDKTILSTQSLETQVRTHFQSVENAVIGLKPFFEDGTLSIEDRNRIYEDFSIALQTNTDLTTLAITYADGRRLGVYRAKNGKLWRINSDAPPPGMRDEVVPVLSADSPPTWGPIMRHEVGLFANVSAPLVHDGEMFAVLTAATTMENLSIIVASQDEGVNNTVFILDGNGDVLMHSDADWIQTGGSIAENLPGSWDTIGDPVLAAMGDETKLEEFERASELGIDVSIIDAADDEYLMMRRVVPGFSDQPLTVGQYYLGATVSREVRRLAGSGFVGLGALVISVLVAIWIGRRVARPLRNLARQSERVATLSLQDVEPLPRSRVVEMDQVASAFNAMVEGLKAMNTYVPRSLFIKLMRLGGQKAAEARKAELTILFTDIVGFTALSENMSAEQAAALLNQHFAILVEAVESEGGTVDKFMGDGMLAFFGAPDDQPDHAEAAVRTARRIAAAQMQANETAKAEGGVTLRMRIGIHTGPVLVGNVGALDRWNYTVVGDTVNAAERLQHLGREVAGEPEITILASAETVCRLPNEHSQTQVGEHYLRGRSGRMEVYWLAPTAIDVLPVDEASEAPVSAAE, via the coding sequence ATGGCGCTGAATTTTCGCAAACCCCGGCGTGTCCGGCTTCAGCTGACGACGATTGTCGGGCTCGGCTTCGGCGGGTTTGTGGCTTTGGCCATCGGATTGGTCCTGGCCCTTTCAGTGACCGCGAATTTCCAGAACACCTTCTCCTTGTTGAACGACAAGACGATCTTGAGCACGCAGTCGCTTGAGACCCAAGTGCGCACCCATTTCCAGTCAGTTGAGAATGCGGTGATTGGCCTGAAGCCTTTCTTTGAAGACGGCACCTTGTCGATCGAGGACCGAAACCGGATTTACGAAGATTTTTCAATCGCGCTCCAGACCAACACGGACCTGACCACGCTTGCCATCACCTATGCAGACGGCCGCCGTCTCGGGGTCTACCGGGCGAAAAACGGCAAGCTGTGGCGGATCAATTCGGACGCGCCGCCGCCGGGCATGAGAGACGAAGTCGTCCCGGTGCTCTCGGCCGATAGCCCTCCGACATGGGGCCCGATCATGCGGCATGAAGTGGGGCTTTTTGCCAACGTCTCCGCGCCGCTTGTTCATGATGGCGAAATGTTTGCCGTATTGACGGCGGCAACCACGATGGAAAACCTGTCCATCATCGTTGCCAGCCAGGATGAGGGCGTCAACAACACGGTGTTCATCCTCGATGGCAACGGAGACGTCTTGATGCACTCCGACGCGGACTGGATTCAGACCGGCGGCAGCATTGCCGAAAACCTACCGGGGTCATGGGACACAATTGGTGACCCGGTCTTGGCCGCCATGGGCGATGAAACAAAACTCGAAGAGTTTGAGCGCGCCTCGGAGCTTGGCATCGATGTCTCGATCATCGACGCAGCCGACGATGAATATCTGATGATGCGCCGGGTCGTCCCCGGCTTCAGTGATCAGCCTCTGACCGTTGGGCAATATTACCTTGGTGCGACTGTCTCGCGGGAGGTCCGGCGCTTGGCGGGGTCAGGCTTTGTAGGTCTAGGGGCCTTGGTTATTTCCGTTCTGGTAGCGATCTGGATCGGGCGCCGCGTAGCTCGCCCGTTGCGCAATCTGGCGCGCCAGTCCGAGCGGGTTGCGACCTTGTCTCTGCAAGACGTTGAGCCACTGCCGCGCAGCCGCGTCGTGGAGATGGATCAGGTTGCCTCTGCCTTTAATGCGATGGTGGAAGGCCTCAAGGCCATGAACACCTACGTTCCACGGTCATTGTTCATCAAGCTCATGCGCCTTGGCGGGCAAAAGGCAGCCGAGGCCCGCAAGGCGGAGCTGACGATCCTGTTCACGGACATTGTCGGTTTCACGGCTCTTTCTGAAAACATGAGCGCGGAACAAGCGGCCGCGCTTCTCAATCAGCATTTTGCGATTCTGGTGGAAGCTGTTGAAAGCGAAGGCGGTACGGTCGACAAATTCATGGGTGATGGAATGCTGGCCTTCTTCGGCGCGCCGGACGACCAGCCGGATCACGCAGAAGCAGCGGTTCGGACAGCCCGGCGCATTGCAGCCGCCCAAATGCAGGCAAACGAAACGGCCAAAGCCGAAGGTGGCGTGACGCTGAGGATGCGGATCGGGATCCACACAGGACCGGTGCTGGTTGGCAATGTTGGCGCTCTGGACCGCTGGAACTACACGGTGGTCGGCGATACAGTGAACGCTGCAGAACGGCTGCAGCATTTGGGCCGCGAAGTGGCCGGTGAGCCGGAGATAACAATTCTGGCAAGCGCAGAGACCGTATGCCGATTGCCGAATGAACACAGCCAGACACAGGTCGGCGAACATTACCTGCGCGGCCGGTCCGGGCGGATGGAAGTATACTGGCTGGCGCCAACCGCAATCGACGTTTTGCCCGTAGATGAAGCATCGGAAGCGCCGGTTTCCGCAGCGGAGTAA
- a CDS encoding NUDIX domain-containing protein — MSAPVKETDFLKILNEELLSDNWGKVTKYTLDYRRRDGTWQRQTREVYDRGHGAACLLHNPETGCVLLTRQFRLPVWLTDGSAAFIEAPAGLLEGARPDERMRAELMEETGFEVSELEHLFDLQMSPGSITEVLSYFRGSYQERQRTGEGGGAESEGEDIEVLHVPLEEALLMVSDSRIRDAKTVILLQDLALRELQAAKD, encoded by the coding sequence ATGAGCGCGCCGGTGAAGGAGACTGACTTCCTCAAGATCCTGAACGAAGAGCTTTTGTCGGACAATTGGGGCAAGGTCACCAAATACACGCTTGATTACCGGCGCCGGGATGGGACCTGGCAGCGGCAGACCCGCGAGGTCTATGACCGGGGCCATGGCGCGGCGTGCTTGTTGCACAATCCGGAAACAGGCTGTGTTCTTCTAACACGTCAATTCCGCTTGCCCGTTTGGCTCACTGATGGGTCCGCAGCGTTCATCGAGGCGCCGGCTGGCCTGCTTGAAGGTGCGCGACCAGACGAGCGGATGCGTGCGGAGTTGATGGAAGAAACCGGCTTTGAAGTATCGGAGCTGGAGCATCTCTTCGATCTGCAAATGAGCCCCGGGTCCATCACGGAGGTCTTGTCCTATTTCCGCGGCAGCTATCAGGAGCGCCAGCGTACGGGCGAGGGCGGCGGTGCGGAAAGTGAAGGAGAGGACATCGAAGTGCTTCATGTTCCACTGGAAGAGGCGCTTCTGATGGTGTCCGATAGCCGTATCCGGGATGCCAAAACGGTGATTCTCCTGCAGGATCTGGCGCTACGTGAACTTCAGGCCGCAAAAGACTGA